From a region of the Mycobacterium intracellulare ATCC 13950 genome:
- a CDS encoding helix-turn-helix domain-containing protein, whose product MGSGPRLYRPRSELADHIEFFGHWLHRGATYRSRALPRGAVTIVFDVGHRQQLDLYAADGTTEMSVPPAFITGSQNTPYVSDIAADEPVVAIHFRPGGAFPFLGIPLGDLADGPVGVGEIWGRQGRDLHERLIEAPSVPARFRLLEQFMLAQARSSVHRHPGVAAAMAAVEADPSIRLADVRRMTGLSTKRLIALFRAEAGLPPKEFARARRFQAALKRLGDGTPGARIAADLGYFDQSHFVREFRAFSGTTPTCYRRQRILLPSHVPLGRHKYPRPFVRVCS is encoded by the coding sequence ATGGGCTCGGGGCCCCGGCTGTACCGCCCGCGCTCTGAGCTGGCGGACCATATCGAATTCTTCGGGCATTGGCTCCATCGCGGGGCCACCTACCGAAGCCGGGCGCTGCCGCGCGGCGCGGTGACGATCGTCTTCGACGTCGGCCACCGCCAGCAACTGGACCTCTATGCCGCCGACGGCACCACCGAGATGAGCGTTCCGCCTGCCTTCATCACGGGATCACAGAACACGCCCTACGTCTCGGACATCGCTGCCGACGAGCCCGTCGTGGCCATCCATTTCCGGCCCGGGGGCGCATTTCCGTTTCTGGGCATACCGTTGGGCGACCTGGCGGATGGACCCGTGGGCGTCGGTGAGATCTGGGGACGGCAAGGACGCGACTTGCACGAGCGCCTGATCGAGGCACCGTCCGTCCCGGCCAGGTTTCGTCTGCTGGAGCAGTTCATGCTCGCGCAGGCGCGCTCGTCGGTGCATCGCCATCCCGGCGTCGCCGCCGCGATGGCTGCGGTCGAGGCCGATCCCTCGATTCGACTGGCTGACGTCCGCCGCATGACCGGACTGTCCACCAAGCGGCTCATCGCCCTGTTCCGCGCCGAAGCTGGCTTGCCCCCAAAGGAATTTGCCCGTGCCCGGCGCTTCCAAGCCGCGCTGAAGCGCCTTGGTGACGGCACGCCCGGCGCCCGCATCGCCGCCGACCTAGGGTATTTCGACCAGTCCCATTTCGTGCGGGAATTCCGGGCTTTCAGCGGGACGACGCCGACCTGCTACCGGCGGCAGCGCATCCTGTTGCCCAGCCACGTCCCGCTCGGGCGGCACAAATATCCAAGACCATTCGTTCGTGTGTGCTCATGA
- a CDS encoding ANTAR domain-containing protein, with protein sequence MTSNWVPAQTSCGPHSGRILDTARGILIGLRRCPSEAALDELHSAALRHKVPVFAMAWALVHLAGDGQQTPSFADAQSAARHEWGRLFESAAVPC encoded by the coding sequence ATGACATCGAACTGGGTTCCCGCCCAGACTTCGTGCGGCCCGCACTCCGGTCGCATCCTCGACACCGCGCGGGGCATCCTCATCGGCCTGCGCCGGTGCCCCTCGGAGGCCGCCCTGGACGAATTGCACAGTGCGGCATTGCGGCACAAGGTTCCGGTGTTCGCGATGGCATGGGCGCTGGTGCACCTGGCCGGCGACGGTCAACAGACACCCAGTTTCGCCGACGCCCAGTCCGCGGCGCGGCACGAATGGGGTCGGTTGTTCGAGTCCGCCGCAGTGCCCTGTTGA
- a CDS encoding CaiB/BaiF CoA transferase family protein — MSDGVLRGVRVVELASWTYVPSAGAALSDWGADVIKVEGVTSGDPGRALVVGGFTRQAARPDADFILELGNRGKRSIGIDIKSATGRELFGRLLASADVFLTNWLPGALERARLTVDDIRSFNPKIIIARGTGLGVRGPDRDRGGFDAATYLARGGVAYTLTPFGTETPAVQGPGFGDLQGGATLAGGVCAALFHRERTGEPTIVDSSLLAQAMWSIAPSISAADFFDIDGIPGAPPGLAINPLVNRYKTKDGRWIQLVFLQPDKFWVGFCRRMGLAELADDERFVPSSNLIANAAAATELFADAFARHDLAHWQRVLADEPGVWGALATPRETLNDPQVEPNGYVVTNVDDHGEKYRIVAAPVQFDETPPAPARAPEHGQHTEEILLELDVDWDDIAKAKELGAIL, encoded by the coding sequence ATGTCCGACGGGGTACTGCGCGGCGTGCGGGTGGTGGAATTGGCGTCGTGGACGTACGTGCCGTCGGCCGGTGCGGCCCTGTCGGACTGGGGCGCCGACGTCATCAAGGTGGAGGGTGTCACCTCGGGCGACCCGGGCCGCGCGCTGGTCGTCGGAGGTTTCACCCGGCAAGCCGCCCGCCCCGACGCCGACTTCATCCTCGAGTTGGGCAACCGCGGGAAGCGCAGCATCGGGATCGACATCAAATCGGCGACCGGCCGTGAGCTGTTCGGCCGGCTGCTGGCCAGCGCGGACGTCTTCTTGACCAATTGGCTTCCGGGCGCGCTCGAGCGGGCCCGCCTGACCGTCGACGACATCCGCTCGTTCAACCCGAAGATCATCATCGCGCGCGGCACCGGGCTGGGCGTGCGGGGACCGGACCGGGACAGGGGCGGATTCGACGCCGCGACGTACCTCGCGCGGGGCGGGGTCGCGTACACGCTCACACCGTTCGGCACCGAGACCCCGGCGGTTCAGGGGCCGGGTTTCGGTGACCTGCAGGGTGGGGCGACACTGGCCGGCGGTGTCTGCGCCGCCCTGTTCCACCGCGAACGCACCGGCGAGCCCACGATCGTCGACTCCTCGCTGCTGGCCCAGGCGATGTGGTCGATAGCGCCGTCCATTTCGGCCGCCGACTTCTTCGACATCGACGGGATTCCGGGCGCCCCGCCGGGGCTGGCCATCAACCCGCTCGTCAACCGCTACAAGACCAAGGACGGCAGGTGGATCCAACTGGTCTTCCTGCAGCCGGACAAGTTTTGGGTGGGCTTCTGCCGGCGTATGGGCCTGGCCGAGCTGGCCGACGACGAGCGATTTGTCCCGTCGAGCAACCTGATCGCCAACGCGGCCGCGGCGACCGAACTCTTCGCGGATGCGTTCGCCCGCCACGACCTCGCGCACTGGCAACGTGTGCTTGCGGACGAACCCGGCGTGTGGGGCGCCCTGGCGACGCCGCGGGAGACCCTCAACGACCCGCAGGTCGAGCCCAACGGATACGTGGTGACCAACGTGGACGACCACGGCGAGAAGTACCGGATCGTCGCCGCCCCGGTGCAATTCGACGAAACCCCGCCGGCGCCCGCGCGTGCACCCGAACACGGCCAGCACACCGAGGAGATCCTGCTGGAGCTCGACGTCGATTGGGACGACATCGCCAAGGCCAAGGAGCTCGGGGCGATTCTCTAA
- a CDS encoding mycofactocin-coupled SDR family oxidoreductase, giving the protein MGRVAGKVAVISGAARGQGRSHARMLAAEGADIIAVDLCADIETNEYPLARPEDLDETARLVEKEGQRAYTAVADVRDRVALSAAIDAGVAEFGHLDVVVANAGICPLTAGLPPQAFADAVDVDLIGVLNLVHASLKHLRSGASIIVIGSNAAFMSSMNTSGIDGGPGGAGYAFAKLAAAHYVNDFALALARFSIRMNAVHPTNVNTDMLHSPPMYRAFRPDLAEPTREDAEPVFPLVQAMPVPYVEPEDISEAVLFLASDAARYITGQQLRVDAGGFLKVKPWSGA; this is encoded by the coding sequence ATGGGCAGAGTAGCGGGCAAGGTGGCCGTCATCAGCGGCGCCGCACGCGGCCAGGGCCGCTCGCACGCGCGGATGCTGGCCGCCGAGGGCGCGGACATCATCGCGGTGGATTTGTGTGCCGACATCGAAACCAACGAATACCCCCTGGCCCGTCCGGAGGACCTCGACGAGACGGCGCGGCTGGTCGAAAAGGAAGGGCAACGCGCGTACACGGCGGTCGCGGACGTTCGCGACCGCGTGGCCTTGTCCGCCGCCATCGATGCCGGCGTCGCCGAGTTCGGGCATCTGGACGTCGTGGTCGCCAACGCGGGCATCTGCCCCCTGACCGCGGGTCTGCCGCCGCAAGCCTTCGCCGACGCGGTGGACGTGGATCTCATCGGCGTGCTGAACCTGGTGCACGCGAGCCTCAAACACCTGCGCTCCGGCGCGTCGATCATCGTCATCGGCTCCAACGCGGCGTTCATGTCATCGATGAATACCAGCGGGATCGACGGTGGCCCCGGCGGGGCCGGGTACGCCTTCGCGAAACTGGCTGCCGCACACTACGTCAACGACTTCGCGTTGGCGCTGGCCCGGTTTTCCATCCGGATGAACGCTGTGCATCCGACGAACGTCAACACCGACATGCTGCACAGCCCACCGATGTATCGCGCCTTCCGGCCCGATCTGGCGGAGCCGACTCGCGAGGATGCCGAGCCGGTGTTCCCGCTCGTGCAGGCGATGCCGGTCCCCTACGTCGAGCCCGAAGACATCAGCGAGGCGGTGCTGTTCCTCGCCTCGGACGCGGCGCGCTACATCACCGGACAGCAGTTGCGCGTCGACGCCGGGGGCTTCCTCAAGGTCAAACCCTGGTCGGGAGCGTGA
- a CDS encoding thiamine pyrophosphate-dependent dehydrogenase E1 component subunit alpha, protein MTTEHDAPQSVSQGVERRLYELMVLMKAADDRLSKGIGTGEFMCVYWPSRGQEAIAAAMGVALRPDDQLVTTYRGLHDLIGKGVPLEEIYGEMMGRTVGAGRGKGGTMHIANPAKGVMLSTGIVGAGPPVAVGLAMAAKRKGIDRVTVVSFGDGATNTGSFHEAANMAALWDLPLVFVCQNNLYAEMTPTSDTMKLEHVADRAAGYGMPGVRVDGNDPLAVKAALDDALRRARDGGGPTFIECVTFRFRGHYFGDRTPYIPAEQLEAALAADPVPRFRSHLEGTGVCDHDDLVRIDSDAAAAVEAALRTVLGADSPSIDELDRDVYVAPIAFPV, encoded by the coding sequence ATGACCACCGAACACGATGCACCGCAATCGGTCTCGCAGGGCGTCGAGCGTCGCCTGTACGAATTGATGGTGCTGATGAAGGCGGCCGACGATCGATTGTCCAAGGGCATCGGCACCGGCGAGTTCATGTGCGTGTACTGGCCCTCGCGGGGCCAGGAGGCGATCGCCGCAGCGATGGGCGTGGCGCTGCGGCCCGACGACCAGCTGGTGACGACCTACCGCGGCCTGCACGACCTGATCGGCAAGGGCGTCCCGCTCGAGGAGATCTACGGCGAGATGATGGGCCGCACGGTGGGCGCCGGCCGGGGCAAGGGCGGCACCATGCACATCGCCAATCCCGCCAAGGGCGTGATGCTTTCGACGGGCATCGTCGGCGCTGGGCCACCCGTGGCCGTCGGGCTGGCGATGGCCGCCAAACGCAAGGGCATCGACCGCGTCACGGTGGTCAGCTTCGGCGACGGCGCCACGAACACCGGCTCGTTTCACGAGGCCGCCAACATGGCCGCGCTGTGGGACCTGCCGCTCGTTTTCGTCTGCCAGAACAACCTCTACGCCGAGATGACACCGACATCGGACACCATGAAGCTCGAACACGTCGCCGACCGGGCCGCCGGCTACGGCATGCCGGGCGTGCGCGTCGACGGCAACGACCCGCTCGCGGTGAAAGCGGCGCTCGACGACGCGCTGCGGCGGGCGCGCGACGGAGGCGGCCCCACCTTCATCGAGTGCGTCACGTTCCGCTTCCGCGGCCATTACTTCGGCGACCGGACGCCCTACATCCCCGCCGAACAACTCGAGGCGGCGCTGGCCGCCGACCCGGTGCCCCGGTTCCGCAGCCACCTGGAAGGGACCGGCGTCTGCGATCACGACGATCTCGTCCGCATCGACAGCGACGCGGCGGCCGCGGTGGAGGCGGCCCTGCGGACCGTGCTGGGCGCGGACTCCCCGTCGATCGACGAACTCGACCGCGACGTATACGTCGCCCCGATCGCGTTCCCGGTGTAA
- a CDS encoding alpha-ketoacid dehydrogenase subunit beta, with protein MDDKEMTMREALNLALDQALAADERVFLLGEDIADPGASGPTAGLSTKYGHDRVLDTPISEAAIVGAAIGAAIDGLLPVAEIMIMDFIGIAADQLINNAAKLRFMTAGRTSAPITVRTQVYAGLATGATHSQSLEAWFMHIPGMKVIVPSTPRDGKGLLTAAIFDPDPCLFVETIRLQSKKGPVPTEPGFSIPLGQADIKRPGTDVSVIAYGRCVHDALSAADTLGERGVSAEVIDLRTLVPLDVDTIVGSVRRTRRAVIVHDAVQFAGPGAEIAAILHAQLFGELAAPVERVAARFVPNPAAAALEAQVYPSPARIVEAALRTCERAKVHG; from the coding sequence ATGGACGACAAGGAGATGACCATGCGCGAGGCGCTCAACCTCGCGCTGGACCAGGCGCTCGCGGCCGACGAACGGGTGTTCCTGCTCGGGGAGGACATCGCCGATCCCGGCGCCTCCGGGCCGACGGCGGGCTTGTCGACGAAGTACGGCCACGACCGCGTCCTCGACACGCCGATCTCGGAGGCCGCGATCGTGGGCGCGGCCATCGGCGCGGCGATCGACGGGCTGCTGCCCGTCGCCGAGATCATGATCATGGATTTCATCGGGATCGCCGCCGATCAGCTGATCAACAACGCCGCCAAGCTGAGGTTCATGACCGCCGGGCGCACGTCGGCGCCCATCACCGTCCGCACCCAGGTATATGCCGGATTGGCCACGGGCGCAACGCATTCGCAGAGCCTCGAGGCGTGGTTCATGCACATCCCCGGGATGAAGGTGATCGTGCCCTCCACCCCACGCGACGGCAAGGGGCTGCTGACCGCGGCGATCTTCGACCCGGATCCGTGCCTGTTCGTCGAAACGATCCGGTTGCAGAGCAAGAAGGGCCCCGTCCCCACCGAGCCCGGGTTCTCCATCCCGCTCGGGCAGGCCGACATCAAGCGGCCGGGCACCGACGTCAGCGTGATCGCCTACGGCCGCTGCGTGCACGACGCGCTGAGCGCCGCGGACACGCTGGGCGAGCGGGGTGTCAGCGCCGAGGTGATCGACCTGCGCACCCTGGTGCCGCTCGACGTCGACACCATCGTGGGGTCCGTGCGCCGCACGCGCCGAGCCGTGATCGTCCATGACGCCGTGCAATTCGCGGGCCCCGGGGCGGAGATCGCCGCGATCCTGCACGCACAACTCTTCGGGGAACTCGCCGCGCCGGTCGAGCGGGTCGCCGCGCGATTCGTCCCCAACCCGGCCGCGGCGGCGCTCGAGGCCCAGGTGTACCCGTCGCCGGCGCGGATCGTCGAAGCGGCCCTGCGCACCTGCGAGAGGGCGAAGGTGCATGGCTGA
- a CDS encoding biotin/lipoyl-containing protein, which yields MADFIIRIPRVSVAVSEAELTGLLVGAGEHVEAGTPIYVIATEKVEQEIEAGATGTVRWTGQVGTTYDIGAEIGVISS from the coding sequence ATGGCTGACTTCATCATTCGCATCCCCCGGGTCTCGGTGGCGGTCTCGGAGGCCGAACTGACCGGGCTGCTCGTCGGCGCCGGCGAACACGTCGAGGCGGGCACGCCGATCTACGTCATCGCCACCGAGAAGGTCGAGCAGGAGATCGAAGCGGGGGCGACGGGGACCGTGCGGTGGACGGGCCAGGTCGGGACCACCTACGACATCGGCGCCGAAATCGGCGTCATCTCGTCATAA
- a CDS encoding enoyl-CoA hydratase-related protein, with translation MDLNETRERIIYEKDGPIARVTLNWPEKANAQDQKLAEEVDAALADADRDYDIKVLILKANGKGFCSGHAIGNNAVDYPLFVENAMVTGHPWKAQSDLFVKPTLNLWEFSKPTIAQVHGYCVGGGTHMGLTTDIVIASEDAYFSYPPLQGFGMPSGECSIEPWVFMNWRRAAYYLFTAEVIDARKALEVGLVNEVVKREDLDDRVDAIARHIAQAPLTTLMLTKANLKRAWELMGMRVHWQSSNDLVALASISKDVQQLIQTVFKDKVLPFEHARRQAAAAAQTDGAATT, from the coding sequence ATGGATCTCAACGAGACCCGCGAGAGAATCATCTACGAAAAGGACGGCCCCATCGCCCGCGTCACCCTGAACTGGCCGGAGAAGGCCAACGCGCAGGACCAGAAGCTGGCCGAGGAGGTCGACGCGGCGCTGGCCGACGCCGACCGCGACTACGACATCAAGGTGCTCATCCTCAAGGCCAATGGCAAGGGCTTCTGCTCGGGCCACGCGATCGGCAACAACGCCGTCGACTACCCGTTGTTCGTTGAGAACGCCATGGTCACCGGCCATCCGTGGAAAGCCCAGAGCGACTTGTTCGTCAAGCCGACATTGAACCTGTGGGAATTCTCCAAACCCACCATCGCCCAGGTGCACGGCTACTGCGTGGGCGGCGGCACGCACATGGGCCTGACCACCGACATCGTCATCGCCTCCGAGGACGCCTACTTCTCCTACCCGCCGCTGCAGGGGTTCGGCATGCCGTCGGGCGAATGTTCCATCGAGCCATGGGTTTTCATGAACTGGCGGCGCGCCGCCTACTACCTGTTCACCGCCGAGGTGATCGACGCCAGGAAGGCGCTGGAAGTCGGCCTCGTCAACGAAGTGGTCAAGCGTGAGGACCTCGACGACCGGGTCGACGCGATCGCCCGCCACATCGCCCAGGCGCCGCTGACGACGCTGATGCTCACCAAGGCCAACCTCAAACGGGCCTGGGAGCTGATGGGCATGCGAGTCCACTGGCAGAGCTCCAACGACCTCGTCGCGCTCGCCTCGATCAGCAAGGACGTGCAGCAGCTGATTCAGACCGTCTTCAAGGACAAGGTGTTGCCCTTCGAGCACGCCCGCCGCCAGGCCGCCGCGGCCGCCCAGACCGACGGCGCCGCAACCACTTAA
- a CDS encoding acyl-CoA synthetase — MNIADHARSAAQSPALIVADGDAISYAQLHARSRRVAALLHDAGLRRGDGIALVLPNRAEFLEITWGAQLSSLYYTPVNTHFIPDEVAYVIDDSDAKAVFVDASMPELAAHLRSANAAPITHIAVGGSMAGWQSYEDALASAGEAPPVSDGSEMLYSSGTTGRPKAVRRPLPEDGNGSWAQAVLELALIHKYGMSPSSVYLSPAPLYHAAGVNYTMAANRVGAASILLRRFDAETVLRLIEEHRVTHAQFVPTMFVRMLKLPAKVRDRYDVSSLRCVIHAAAPCPVDVKRRMMEWFGPIIHEYYGGTEGFAGTTIGPREWLAHPGSVGIPMAPVHVLDEDGRELPVGESGELYFEGGPDFAYFKDPAKTASVCNDRGWRSLGDMGYVDRDGYLYLTDRSTFTIVSGGVNIYPQEAENLLVMHPKLVDAAVFGVPNGEFGEEVKAVVQPADGVVAGPELEAELIDYCRAHLAGYKCPRSVEFDAELPRDPNGKLYKRRIRERFWQGRVSRIV, encoded by the coding sequence GTGAACATCGCCGACCACGCCCGCAGTGCCGCGCAGTCGCCGGCACTCATCGTCGCGGACGGTGACGCGATCTCGTACGCCCAGCTGCATGCCCGCAGCCGGCGGGTCGCCGCGCTGCTGCACGACGCCGGCCTGCGTCGCGGCGACGGCATCGCGCTGGTTCTGCCGAACAGAGCCGAATTCCTCGAAATCACCTGGGGCGCTCAGCTTTCCAGCCTCTACTACACCCCCGTCAACACCCATTTCATCCCCGACGAGGTCGCCTACGTCATCGACGACTCCGACGCGAAAGCGGTCTTTGTCGACGCCTCGATGCCCGAACTGGCCGCACACCTCCGTTCCGCCAACGCCGCGCCGATCACCCACATCGCCGTCGGGGGGTCGATGGCCGGCTGGCAGTCGTATGAGGACGCGCTGGCCTCGGCCGGCGAAGCGCCGCCGGTGTCGGACGGGTCGGAGATGCTGTATTCGTCGGGCACCACGGGGCGCCCCAAGGCGGTGCGGCGGCCGCTGCCCGAGGACGGCAACGGGTCCTGGGCGCAGGCGGTGCTGGAGCTGGCGCTGATCCACAAATACGGGATGAGCCCCTCGAGTGTGTACCTGTCCCCCGCGCCGCTGTATCACGCGGCCGGAGTGAACTACACCATGGCGGCCAACCGCGTCGGCGCCGCATCGATCCTGCTGCGCAGGTTCGACGCCGAGACCGTGCTGCGGCTGATCGAGGAGCACCGGGTGACCCACGCCCAGTTCGTGCCGACGATGTTCGTGCGCATGCTCAAGCTGCCCGCGAAAGTCCGGGACAGGTACGACGTTTCGAGCCTGCGGTGCGTCATCCACGCCGCCGCGCCCTGTCCCGTCGACGTCAAACGCCGCATGATGGAGTGGTTCGGACCGATCATCCACGAATACTACGGAGGCACCGAAGGATTCGCCGGAACGACGATCGGGCCACGGGAATGGCTCGCCCACCCCGGCTCGGTGGGCATCCCGATGGCCCCGGTGCACGTGCTCGACGAGGACGGGCGGGAGCTCCCCGTCGGCGAATCGGGCGAGCTGTATTTCGAAGGTGGACCGGACTTCGCGTACTTCAAGGACCCCGCCAAGACCGCGTCGGTGTGCAACGACCGCGGCTGGCGCTCGCTCGGCGACATGGGATACGTCGACCGAGACGGCTACCTGTACCTCACCGACCGGTCGACGTTCACGATCGTCTCCGGCGGGGTCAACATCTACCCGCAAGAGGCGGAGAACCTGCTCGTCATGCATCCGAAGCTGGTCGACGCGGCCGTGTTCGGGGTCCCCAACGGGGAATTCGGCGAAGAGGTCAAGGCCGTCGTGCAGCCCGCCGACGGCGTGGTCGCGGGGCCGGAGCTCGAAGCCGAACTCATCGACTACTGCCGGGCCCACCTGGCCGGCTACAAGTGCCCGCGCAGCGTGGAATTCGACGCGGAGCTGCCGCGGGACCCGAACGGAAAGCTCTACAAGAGGCGCATCCGCGAACGGTTCTGGCAGGGACGGGTATCGCGGATCGTGTGA
- a CDS encoding aromatic ring-hydroxylating oxygenase subunit alpha codes for MNARNVPWAVRTADRIPKQRYYDPEFYALEAEMLWPRMWQMACRLEEIPKPGDFVEYEILDQSVIVARVDNHTVRAYHNACRHRGVKLVEGNGNRRTFVCPFHGWCWGLDGHNTFVLRPEAFAEENLSADDLRLVAVRCELWGGCAWINLDDDAPALRDWMEPFASVYDAWQVDSLRVEWWQSCRLPVNWKLAAAAFMEGYHVPQTHPQLLPSAQPGEVAATVHPVVASSLYFMRTLGDGMGGMTHENDIRIAEGLQNIELPPDPAAAMAAWRSALNDAVVAWHRARGSGMPDLNELVRRGITDAIGFAFPHYFILPTYSSASSYRIRPLGPEDTLFEIWSLTRFPNDASAGKPTPPVPMAPDDRRWPPIPAQDFSNLPRQQKGLHSKGFDFMRLSNQIEGLISNFERVIDGFLAGLPYDALVPAIQKTNTTIDVPIADLGFTTSPVEAR; via the coding sequence ATGAACGCTAGGAACGTACCGTGGGCGGTTCGGACCGCCGATCGGATCCCCAAACAGCGCTACTACGACCCCGAGTTCTACGCGCTGGAAGCCGAGATGTTGTGGCCCCGCATGTGGCAAATGGCGTGCCGGCTCGAGGAGATCCCCAAGCCCGGCGACTTCGTCGAATACGAAATCCTCGACCAGTCCGTCATCGTGGCGCGGGTGGACAACCACACCGTGCGCGCGTATCACAACGCCTGCCGGCATCGCGGCGTGAAGCTGGTGGAGGGCAACGGGAATCGGCGCACCTTCGTGTGCCCGTTCCACGGCTGGTGCTGGGGCCTCGACGGCCACAACACGTTCGTGCTGCGTCCCGAAGCGTTCGCCGAGGAAAACCTGAGCGCCGACGACCTTCGGCTCGTTGCGGTGCGATGCGAGCTCTGGGGCGGTTGCGCGTGGATCAACCTCGACGACGACGCGCCGGCGCTGCGGGACTGGATGGAGCCGTTCGCGTCGGTCTACGACGCCTGGCAGGTCGACTCGCTGCGCGTCGAGTGGTGGCAATCGTGCCGGCTGCCCGTGAACTGGAAGCTGGCCGCGGCGGCGTTCATGGAGGGCTATCACGTCCCGCAAACCCACCCTCAGTTGCTGCCGTCCGCGCAGCCGGGTGAAGTCGCCGCGACGGTGCACCCGGTCGTCGCGAGCAGCCTGTATTTCATGCGCACCCTCGGCGACGGCATGGGCGGGATGACGCACGAAAACGACATCCGGATCGCCGAGGGCCTGCAGAACATCGAGCTGCCGCCCGACCCGGCGGCGGCAATGGCCGCGTGGCGCAGCGCCCTCAACGACGCCGTCGTCGCCTGGCATCGGGCGCGCGGCAGCGGCATGCCCGACCTCAACGAGCTGGTCCGCCGCGGCATCACCGACGCGATCGGGTTCGCCTTCCCGCACTACTTCATCCTGCCGACCTACAGCAGCGCGTCGTCGTACCGGATCCGGCCGCTGGGACCCGAGGACACCTTGTTCGAGATCTGGTCCCTCACCCGGTTTCCCAACGACGCATCGGCGGGTAAACCGACGCCCCCGGTACCGATGGCGCCCGACGACCGGCGCTGGCCGCCGATCCCCGCCCAGGACTTCTCCAACCTGCCGAGGCAACAAAAGGGGTTGCATTCCAAGGGCTTTGACTTCATGCGGCTGTCCAACCAGATCGAAGGATTGATCTCCAACTTCGAGCGTGTCATCGACGGCTTCCTGGCCGGGCTGCCGTACGACGCGCTGGTGCCCGCGATCCAGAAGACCAACACCACCATCGACGTGCCGATCGCCGATCTCGGCTTCACGACGAGCCCCGTGGAGGCGCGATGA